CGGGACGACCACGACGACGGCCTCGGACTGCGCGACCGCGGCGGCGGTGTCGGTGGTGGCGGTGAGCAGCCCGGCGTCGACGGCCTTCTTCAGCTTGACGTCCAGGTCGTGCTCGCCGGGGAAGGGCTCGGTGCCGGCGTTGACCAGCTCCACGACCTTCTCGTTGACGTCGGCGCCGATGACCTTGTGGCCCTTGTCGGCGAACTGCACGGCGAGCGGCAGACCGATCTTGCCGAGCGCGACTACACAGATGTTCATCGGGTCAGTTTCCTCTTCACACGGGACAGGACGCGGCGCAGTCGCAGGCCGGCGCCGGGCGAGGGCTCCCAGAGCGGAGCCGTGGTGATGACCAGCCGCCCCTTGGCGTTGGCGGTGGCGGAGACGCGGTACGGGACCTTCTCGCGCCAGCGCCGGGCCAGGGGCAGCGGCACCCCCTGGGTCTTCACGGGGATCTCGTACGTCGAGCCTGCCACATCCAGGTAGGCGCGGACGCCGAGCTTGGCGCGGGCCGGCTGGAGGGGGATGCGGGCGAGCAGGTGGGTGCCGGTGCCGTCGGGGGCCGGCTCCTGGCTCGACTCGCCCTTGCGGGCGGGGAGTTCGACGCCGACGGGGACGCGCCGACCGCCGGGCTTGTCGGTGCTCTTCGGCAGGGCCTTGGCGGCCAGGCGGACGGAGGCGGTGTCGGTCTCGCCGGTGACGGGCACCCGGACGGCGAGGGAGACGGCGAGGTCGTCGCCGCTCTGCTCCCAGGCGGCGGAGACCAGGCGGGTGCCGTCGGCGAGCTGCCGGGGCACCGCCTCACCGATCACCTCGAAGAGCCGGTCGGGCAGCCCGAGGGCCGGGTCGCGGAAGCCGGGGTAGCGGACGTAGGCGCGGCCGTCCTCCAGCAGGAGCGGCGGGGCGCCGTGCGCCGCCTCGTCCTCGATGGCGCGGACGAGGTGGTCGAGGGCGCCGCGCTGGGCGAGGGCGATCCGCACCCGCCGCTTGACGTCCATGGAGTCGCGGAGCGCCTCCGTGAAGTACGCGTCGGCCAGTTCGGCGATGCCGGCGCACACCTCGGTGCGCGTGGCCGCGTCGAGGGACGGGAAGTCGTCCTGGATCAGCTTGGCGAGCTCCCAGGTGAAGTGGCGCACGAAGACCGCGTCCCGCTGCGGCCCGGCCTCGATCAGCCCGGCCGCGTGCTCCATGATCCGTGCGGTGCAGCGCAGCCGCGACAGGTGGTCGGCGCGGTAGGTGATGTTGGACGAGTCGCCGCGCTTCACCGCGTAGTAGCAGGTGTAGTCGGCGAGGACGGACACCTTCCGGGCGCGGACGCACGCCTCTATGGTGAACGGCTGGTCGGAGCCGACCGGCAGGTCCTCGGGGAAGCGCAGCTTGTGCTGCTCGACGAGGTCGCGCCGGAACAGCTTGGTATTGGCCAGCGTGAACGGCAGCGCCGAGTCGTACAGGCTGACGTCGGGGTCGTTGCGCTGGAAGAGCGCCTGGTGGACGTAGCGGCCGTTGGTGCCGACCATCTTGCCGACGACGACGTCGGAGTCGTGCCGGTCGGCGTAGTCGACCATGCGTTCCAGGGCCTCGCGGCCGAGGTGGTCGTCGGAACCGATGAAGTAGACGTACCGGCCGGTGGCCACCTCCAGGGCCCGGTTGCTGGGAGCGGCCGGGCCACCGGAGTTGGCCTGGTGGATGACCTTCACGACGCCGGGGTACCGCTCCGCGAAGCGGTCGAGTTCCCGGCCGCTGTCGTCGGTCGAGCCGTCGTCGACGGCCACGACCTCCAGGCGGTCCCTGCCGATGCTCTGCTTGACGAGCGAGTTCAGGCACTCCGTCAGGTAGGGCATGGTGTTGTAGACCGCCACGACGACGGTGACATCAGGTCTGGTCAAGGGAGACTACCCCTACCCCTTTGCGGAGCCGTTGAGACGGACGGTGTCGCCGGTGGCGGCCGACTCCAGGACGGCCGCGGCGACCTCCACGGTACGCAGGCCCTGGCGGAGCGTGCAGATGTCGTCGGACTTGCCGAGGACGGCGTCGCGGAACAGCTCGTGCTCGACGAGGAGCGGCTCGCGCTTCGGGATGGCGTACCGGACCATGTCGCCCTCGGCGACGCCGCGGAAGGCGCGCAGGGCCTCCCACTCGGTGGCGACGGCGGCGTTGGAGTAGAAGGTCAGGTCGGCGGTGAGGGTGTCGGCGATGAAGCAGCCGCGCTCGCCGGTGACCGAGGTGAAGCGCTCCTTGAGCGGGCTCAGCCAGTTGACGAGGTGGTTGACCATCGTGCCGTCGGAGAGCTGGCCGACGGCGGAGACCATGTCCTCGTGCGGGCGGCCCGACTTGGAGACGGTGCGCGCGGCGATCGACGTGTACGTCTGGCCGGTGACCCAGCCGGTGAGGTCGATGTCGTGCGTCGCGAGGTCCTTGACGACGCCGACGTCCGCGATGCGGTGCGGGAAGGGGCCCTGGCGGCGGGTGACGACCTGGAAGACGTCGCCCAGCTCGCCGGCCTCCAGGCGGGCGCGCAGGGAGCGCAGGGCGGGGTTGCACCGCTCGATGTGGCCGACGCCGGCCACCAGGTCGCGCGACTCGAACGCCTCGACGAGGCGGCGGGCGCCGTCGACGGTGTCCGCGACGGGCTTCTCGACGAGCGCGCACACGCCGGCCTCGGCCAGCTTCAGCCCGACCTCCTCGTGGAGGGCGGTCGGGCAGGCGACGACGGCGTAGTCGACGCCGAGCGCGAGCAGTTCCTCGACGGTGGCGAGGACGGGGGCGCCCTGCGCCCAGCCGTTCCTGTCGCCCATCGGGTCGACGACGCCGACGAGCTCCACGCCCTCCAGGCCGGCGAGCACGCGGGCGTGGTGGCGGCCCATGGAGCCGAGGCCGACGAGGCCGGCCCGGAGCGTTCCGGTGGCGGTCACAGCTCCTCCCCCAGGGCGTTGACGGCGGTGACGATCCGCTCGAGGTCGTCCTGGGTGAGGGACGGGTGGACGGGGAGGGAGACGACCTCGGCCGCCGCCTTCTCCGTCTCCGGCAGGTCCCAGTCGCGGCCGGCCTTCTGGTCCGGCTCCCAGTACGGCTTGAGGCGGTGGATCGGCGTCGGGTAGTACACGGCGTTGCCGATGCCCGCCTCGGTCAGCTTCGCCATGGCGGCGTCGCGGTCTCCGCGGACGCGGATCGTGTACTGGTGGAAGATGTGGCGCGCGCCCTCGGCGACCACGGGGGTCACCACGCCGGGCGCGGTGATGTGCTCGGTGAGGTACGCGGCGTTGGCGATGCGCTGCTCGGTCCAGCCGTGCAGCTTGGCCAGCTGGACACGGCCGACCGCGGCGGCGACGTCGGTCATGCGCATGTTGGCGCCGACGATCTCGTTGGCGTACCGCTGCTCCATGCCCTGGTTGCGCAGGAGGCGCAGGGTGCGGGCGACCTCGGCGTCGCCGACCGAGACCATGCCGCCCTCCAGGGAGTGCATGTTCTTGGTCGGGTAGAAGCTGAAGGTGCCACCGGCGCCGAAGGCGCCCACGGGGGTGCCGTGGAGGGCCGCGGCGTGGGCCTGGCAGGCGTCCTCGACGACGGCCAGCTTGTGCTTGTCGGCGACGGCCATGATCTTGTCCATCGCGGCCGGGTGGCCGTACAGGTGCACCGGCATGATCGCGACCGTGCGCGGGGTGATGGCGGCCTCGACGGCGGCCGGGTCGAGGCAGAACGAGTCCGGCTCGATGTCGGCGAAGACGGCGTCGGCCCCGACGAGGCGGACCGCGTTCGCGGACGCGGCGAAGGAGAACGACGGCACGATGACCTCGTCACCCGGGCCGATGTTCAGGGCCATCAGAAGGAGGTGCAGCGCCGAGGTGCCCGAGTTGACGGCGACGCAGTGGCGGCCGTCGACCAGCTCCGCGAAGCTCTCCTCGAAGGCGGCCACCTCTGGGCCCTGCACGACGCGGCCGCTGCGCAGTACGCGTACGGCTGCCTCGATCTCCTCTTCACCGATGACCGGGCGGGCAGCGGGGATGGGCTGCTCGTTGACGCTCGGCATGGACGTCCTCCTTGAACACCGCAAGAGCTCTTCGTGGCAGAGGTCCGGGGTGTGCGTACGTCTCGTCGAGAGCGCGCGCTAGCCCCTCCGGCGCGATGCCGACGCCCTACCGATGACGGCCGGGACGGGTCCGGCCCGGAACCGAGTCCACACCTCCCGCGCGCTCCGGTGGGGACCGGCGGACGGCGTCGACCGGCGTCACATTATCAGGAATGACTCTGCCAATTTCCGGGCGCTTAACGGCCTGAAGCATCGATTCCGAAACGAAAGCGGTGCCCCGCCCCGCACGAATGCGGGGCGGGGCACTGATCATTTCAGCCGGTCTTCACCGGGTGTTCAGTCCTCCGTGACCGCCGTCACGGTGGCCGGGGCCGTCTTCTCGGCGGCCACGGTCTTCTTGGCCGTCTTGGCCGTCTTGGCGGTCTTGGCGGTCTTCGACGCCGACTTGGTGGCCGTGGCCTTCTTGGCGGTCGTCTTCTTGGCGGTCGTCTTCTTCGCCGCCGTCTTCTTGGCGGCGGTCTTCTTCGCCGTCGCCTTCTTGGCGGTCTTCCGCGCCGGGGCCGCGTCGTCCGCTGCCTCGTCCCCACTGCCCTCGGGGGCCTCGGGGGCCTCGGGGGCCTCGGCGGGCGCCTGGGCGGCGGTGGCCGGGGCGGCCACGACGACGATCGCGGCCTCCTGCGCCCCTGCCGGGGAGCCGGCGGGGGACGTCACCTTACGGACCACCCGGCGGCGCGGGCGGGGCGGCGCGGCCTCGGTGGCCGGCTCGCCCGGCGCCGGGGGCTCCTCCGCGGCGGCCGGCGCGGCCGGCGCCTCGGGAGCGGCGGGCTCGGCCGCCACGACCACGGAGACGGCCTCGGCGGCCTTGGGCGCACCGGCCGGAGCCGACGCCCGACGGGTCGCCCGGCGACGGGTACGGCCCTGCGGCGCGGCCTCCTCGACCGGCTCCGCGGCGACCGGCGCCTCGACGGTCTCGACCTGCGGCTCCTCGACCCGCGCGGGCTCGGCCTGCGGCTCCTCGGCCACCGGCTCCGGCACCACGACCGGGTCGGCCACCGGCACCACCGGCGTCTCCACGACGGCCTCGGCCTCGGGGGCCTTCGGCGCACCGGCCGGAGCCGACGCCCGGCGCGAGGCCCGGCGGCGCGAACGGCCACGGGTCGCGGCGGCCTCGGCCTCGGCGGCGCTGGAGTACAGCTCCTCGTCCGGGGCGAAGGCCGGCTCGGGCTCGGCGACCGGGGCGGGCGCGGAGTCCGGGACCTCGTCGACGGTCGTCTCGTCGTAGTCGACCGCCTCGACGTGCTCGTGCGGCTGCTCGGCACCGCCGCGACCGCGCTTGCGGGCGCGCTTGCCGCCGCCACCGCCCCCGCCGCCCGTGCCGGTCGGCTGCTCCATGTGGACGATGACGCCGCGGCCGTTGCAGTGGACGCACGTCTCGGAGAACGACTCCAGCAGGCCCTGACCGACCCGCTTGCGGGTCATCTGGACCAGGCCCAGCGACGTGACCTCGGCCACCTGGTGCTTGGTGCGGTCGCGGCCCAGGCACTCCAGCAGCCGCCGCAGCACGAGGTCGCGGTTGGACTCCAGCACCATGTCGATGAAGTCGATGACGACGATGCCGCCCAGGTCGCGCAGGCGCAGCTGGCGGACGATCTCCTCGGCCGCCTCCAGGTTGTTCCTGGTGACGGTCTCCTCGAGGTTGCCGCCCTGGCCGGTGAACTTCCCGGTGTTGACGTCGACCACGATCATGGCCTCGGTCTTGTCGATCACCAGCGAACCGCCGGACGGCAGCCAGACCTTGCGGTCCAGCGCCTTCATGAGCTGCTCGTCGATCCGGTACGACGCGAAGACGTCGACCTCGGAGGTCCAGCGCTGGAGCCGGTCGGCGAGGTCGGGGGCGACGTGCGAGACGTACCCGTGGATGGTCTCCCACGCGTCGTCGCCGCTGACGATGACCTTCGAGAAGTCCTCGTTGAAGATGTCGCGGACGACCCGGACGGTCATGTCCGGCTCACCGTAGAGGAGGGTCGGGGCGTTGCCGCTCTTCGCCTTCTCCTGGATCTCCTCCCACTGCGCCTGGAGCCGCTCGACGTCGCGGCGCAGCTCGTCCTCGCTGGCGCCCTCGGCCGCGGTGCGGACGATGACGCCGGCGTCCTCGGGGACGATCTTCTTGAGGATGGTCTTCAGCCGGGCGCGCTCGGTGTCGGGCAGCTTGCGGCTGATGCCGGTCATCGAGCCCTCGGGCACGTAGACCAGGTAGCGGCCGGGCAGGGAGACCTGGCTGGTGAGGCGGGCGCCCTTGTGGCCGATGGGGTCCTTCGTCACCTGGACGAGGACGGGCTGGCCGGACTTGAGGGCGGCCTCGATGCGGCGCGGCCCGTTGGCCATGCCGAGCGCCTCGAAGTTGACCTCGCCGGCGTACAGGACGGCGTTGCGGCCCTTGCCGATGTCGACGAACGCGGCCTCCATGGACGGCAGGACGTTCTGGACCTTGCCCAGGTAGACGTTGCCGACGTACGAGGTGGCCTGCTCCTTGTTGACGTAGTGCTCGACGAGCACGTTGTCCTCGAGGACGCCGATCTGCGTGCGGTCGCCGTTCTGGCGGACGACCATGACGCGCTCGACGGCCTCGCGGCGGGCGAGGAACTCGGCCTCCGTGATGATCGGCACGCGGCGGCGGCCCTGCTCGCGGCCCTCGCGGCGGCGCTGCTTCTTCGCCTCCAGGCGCGTGGAGCCCTTGATGGACTGCACCTCGTCCGCGCCCGTGCCGGGCTCGGCCTTCTCGCGGGCGGGGCGCGGCTCGCGGACCTTGACGACCGTGCGGACGCCGTCGTCCTCGGCGGCCGGCTCGGCGTCGCCGGACGGCTCACCGCTGCGGCGGCGCCGGCGGCGCCGGCGGCGCGAGCTGCTGGTGCCGGCGGCGGACGGGGTGGCGTCGCCGGCCTCGTCCTCGTCGTCCTCGGGCTCGTCGTCGGTGTCCGCGTCGTGCTCCGCGTCGGCGGTGCCGCCGTGCGGGGCGTCCGTGTCGTGCTCGTCGGTGTCGTGCTCGTCGGCGTCGGCCGACTCGCCGCGGCGGCGACGGCGGCCACCGCGCCGGCGGCGGCGCGAGGGGCGCTCGTCGAACTCGTCGTGCTCGTCGTGCTCGTCGGCGTCGGCCGGCTCGGCCTCCTCCTCGGCGACGGCCTCGGCGGGCGCGGCGGGCTCCGCGGCGGGGGCCGCGGGCTCGGCCGGGGCGGCCTCAGCCGGACGGGTGGTGGTCTCGGCGGCCTCGGCGCGACGGCGGCGGCGACGGCGGCCACCGGTCTCGGGCCGCTCGGCGGGCGTCTCGACGACCGCCTCGGCGGGCGCGGGGGTCTCGACGGTCTCGTCCGTCTCCTCGTCCACCTCCGTGGCCTGCGCGGCCTCGGCGGCGGCCGCCGCGGCGGCGGTCTCGGGGGTCTGGAACATGGGCTCGGCGAAGACCGGGGCCCGGAACACCGGCACGGCGGGCCGCGCGGCACGGCGGCCACGGGCGGTGTCGGGCTTCTGCGCGGCCTCGGCGGTGAACTGCGGGGAGGTCGCGCGGCGGCGGGTGCGGCCACGGGAGGCGGCCTGCTCGGCGGCGACGACGGCACCGGAGTCGGAGGTGATCTGCGCGACCGTGTCGGCCGGGAGGGTCTCGCCGCTCTCGGCGCCCGCCCCGTTCTCCTGGGCGGCGGCCGGCTCCGGCTGGGGCGCGGGCGCGGTGGCCTTGCGGGTGGCGCGGCGACGGGTACGGGCCGGGGCCGCCTCCTCGGCGGCCGGGACCGGGGCGGCCTGCTCGGCCGGGACCTGCTCGGCGGTGACCTGCTCGGCCTGCGCCTCGGGGGCGGTCTGCGCGCTCCCGGTGGACGCGGGCGCCCCGGCGGGGGCGGTGGCCTTGCGGGTGGCGCGGCGACGCGGACGGGCCGGGGCGGCCTCCTCGACGGCCTGAGCGGTCTCCTCGGCGGCCGGAGCGGCCGGAGTCCCGGGCGCGGCGGCCTCGGCGCTCCGCGGGGCCTCCACGGCCTCGGGAACCTCGACCGGGGCCGGGGCGGTGGCCTTGCGGGTGGCGCGGCGGCGCGGACGGGCCGGAGCGGCCTCCTCGACGG
This portion of the Streptomyces changanensis genome encodes:
- a CDS encoding Gfo/Idh/MocA family protein, with product MTATGTLRAGLVGLGSMGRHHARVLAGLEGVELVGVVDPMGDRNGWAQGAPVLATVEELLALGVDYAVVACPTALHEEVGLKLAEAGVCALVEKPVADTVDGARRLVEAFESRDLVAGVGHIERCNPALRSLRARLEAGELGDVFQVVTRRQGPFPHRIADVGVVKDLATHDIDLTGWVTGQTYTSIAARTVSKSGRPHEDMVSAVGQLSDGTMVNHLVNWLSPLKERFTSVTGERGCFIADTLTADLTFYSNAAVATEWEALRAFRGVAEGDMVRYAIPKREPLLVEHELFRDAVLGKSDDICTLRQGLRTVEVAAAVLESAATGDTVRLNGSAKG
- a CDS encoding glycosyltransferase family 2 protein, with translation MTRPDVTVVVAVYNTMPYLTECLNSLVKQSIGRDRLEVVAVDDGSTDDSGRELDRFAERYPGVVKVIHQANSGGPAAPSNRALEVATGRYVYFIGSDDHLGREALERMVDYADRHDSDVVVGKMVGTNGRYVHQALFQRNDPDVSLYDSALPFTLANTKLFRRDLVEQHKLRFPEDLPVGSDQPFTIEACVRARKVSVLADYTCYYAVKRGDSSNITYRADHLSRLRCTARIMEHAAGLIEAGPQRDAVFVRHFTWELAKLIQDDFPSLDAATRTEVCAGIAELADAYFTEALRDSMDVKRRVRIALAQRGALDHLVRAIEDEAAHGAPPLLLEDGRAYVRYPGFRDPALGLPDRLFEVIGEAVPRQLADGTRLVSAAWEQSGDDLAVSLAVRVPVTGETDTASVRLAAKALPKSTDKPGGRRVPVGVELPARKGESSQEPAPDGTGTHLLARIPLQPARAKLGVRAYLDVAGSTYEIPVKTQGVPLPLARRWREKVPYRVSATANAKGRLVITTAPLWEPSPGAGLRLRRVLSRVKRKLTR
- a CDS encoding Rne/Rng family ribonuclease codes for the protein MLEANETGTAGTTENDTNGPGDTLPPRRRRRAASRPAGPPAGGGTAAETPAAAPAAPEAADTPGQAAPADATADAAPARPRRRATRKATAPAAEAPEVVEAPRSAEAAAPEAPADQAPAAPAVEEAAPARPRRRATRKATAPAAEAPAQAVETPEAPSAEAPAVEAPAAPAVEEAAPARPRRRATRKATAPAPVEVPEAVEAPRSAEAAAPGTPAAPAAEETAQAVEEAAPARPRRRATRKATAPAGAPASTGSAQTAPEAQAEQVTAEQVPAEQAAPVPAAEEAAPARTRRRATRKATAPAPQPEPAAAQENGAGAESGETLPADTVAQITSDSGAVVAAEQAASRGRTRRRATSPQFTAEAAQKPDTARGRRAARPAVPVFRAPVFAEPMFQTPETAAAAAAAEAAQATEVDEETDETVETPAPAEAVVETPAERPETGGRRRRRRRAEAAETTTRPAEAAPAEPAAPAAEPAAPAEAVAEEEAEPADADEHDEHDEFDERPSRRRRRGGRRRRRGESADADEHDTDEHDTDAPHGGTADAEHDADTDDEPEDDEDEAGDATPSAAGTSSSRRRRRRRRRSGEPSGDAEPAAEDDGVRTVVKVREPRPAREKAEPGTGADEVQSIKGSTRLEAKKQRRREGREQGRRRVPIITEAEFLARREAVERVMVVRQNGDRTQIGVLEDNVLVEHYVNKEQATSYVGNVYLGKVQNVLPSMEAAFVDIGKGRNAVLYAGEVNFEALGMANGPRRIEAALKSGQPVLVQVTKDPIGHKGARLTSQVSLPGRYLVYVPEGSMTGISRKLPDTERARLKTILKKIVPEDAGVIVRTAAEGASEDELRRDVERLQAQWEEIQEKAKSGNAPTLLYGEPDMTVRVVRDIFNEDFSKVIVSGDDAWETIHGYVSHVAPDLADRLQRWTSEVDVFASYRIDEQLMKALDRKVWLPSGGSLVIDKTEAMIVVDVNTGKFTGQGGNLEETVTRNNLEAAEEIVRQLRLRDLGGIVVIDFIDMVLESNRDLVLRRLLECLGRDRTKHQVAEVTSLGLVQMTRKRVGQGLLESFSETCVHCNGRGVIVHMEQPTGTGGGGGGGGKRARKRGRGGAEQPHEHVEAVDYDETTVDEVPDSAPAPVAEPEPAFAPDEELYSSAAEAEAAATRGRSRRRASRRASAPAGAPKAPEAEAVVETPVVPVADPVVVPEPVAEEPQAEPARVEEPQVETVEAPVAAEPVEEAAPQGRTRRRATRRASAPAGAPKAAEAVSVVVAAEPAAPEAPAAPAAAEEPPAPGEPATEAAPPRPRRRVVRKVTSPAGSPAGAQEAAIVVVAAPATAAQAPAEAPEAPEAPEGSGDEAADDAAPARKTAKKATAKKTAAKKTAAKKTTAKKTTAKKATATKSASKTAKTAKTAKTAKKTVAAEKTAPATVTAVTED
- a CDS encoding DegT/DnrJ/EryC1/StrS family aminotransferase; translation: MPSVNEQPIPAARPVIGEEEIEAAVRVLRSGRVVQGPEVAAFEESFAELVDGRHCVAVNSGTSALHLLLMALNIGPGDEVIVPSFSFAASANAVRLVGADAVFADIEPDSFCLDPAAVEAAITPRTVAIMPVHLYGHPAAMDKIMAVADKHKLAVVEDACQAHAAALHGTPVGAFGAGGTFSFYPTKNMHSLEGGMVSVGDAEVARTLRLLRNQGMEQRYANEIVGANMRMTDVAAAVGRVQLAKLHGWTEQRIANAAYLTEHITAPGVVTPVVAEGARHIFHQYTIRVRGDRDAAMAKLTEAGIGNAVYYPTPIHRLKPYWEPDQKAGRDWDLPETEKAAAEVVSLPVHPSLTQDDLERIVTAVNALGEEL